From a region of the Caldicellulosiruptoraceae bacterium PP1 genome:
- the rplA gene encoding 50S ribosomal protein L1 — protein MFRGKKYQEALKVIDKSKLYECEEAIETALKTAKAKFDETLEVHIRLGVDPRHADQQVRGTVVLPNGTGKSVKVLVFAKGEKAKEAEEAGADYVGAEELVAKIQNEGWVDFNVCIATPDMMGLVGRLGKVLGPKGLMPNPKSGTVTMDVAKAIKEAKAGRVEFRLDKTAIIHCPLGKVSFGKEKLVENYRTLVEAVIKAKPAAAKGQYIKSITLATTMGPGIKVNPVKPL, from the coding sequence ATGTTTAGAGGGAAAAAATATCAAGAAGCATTGAAAGTAATTGACAAATCAAAACTTTATGAATGCGAAGAAGCAATTGAAACAGCTTTAAAAACTGCAAAAGCAAAATTTGACGAGACACTTGAAGTTCATATTAGACTTGGTGTTGATCCAAGACATGCTGACCAACAAGTAAGAGGGACAGTTGTATTACCAAACGGAACTGGTAAATCTGTTAAGGTTTTAGTTTTTGCAAAAGGTGAAAAAGCAAAAGAAGCTGAAGAAGCTGGAGCAGATTATGTAGGAGCAGAAGAATTAGTTGCAAAGATTCAAAACGAAGGTTGGGTTGATTTCAACGTATGTATTGCTACACCAGATATGATGGGGTTAGTTGGAAGACTTGGTAAAGTACTTGGTCCAAAAGGTTTAATGCCAAACCCAAAATCAGGTACTGTTACAATGGATGTTGCAAAAGCTATTAAAGAAGCAAAAGCTGGTAGAGTTGAGTTTAGACTTGATAAAACAGCAATTATTCACTGCCCACTTGGAAAGGTTTCATTTGGGAAGGAAAAATTGGTTGAAAACTACAGAACCCTTGTTGAAGCAGTTATCAAAGCAAAACCTGCAGCAGCTAAAGGACAATATATAAAGAGCATTACTTTAGCTACAACAATGGGACCTGGAATTAAAGTAAACCCAGTAAAACCATTATAA
- the rplJ gene encoding 50S ribosomal protein L10: MPKNREVKEQLLNEYKDKLSRAISGVIVCNRGLTVEQDTLFRKKLREAGIEYKVVKKTLFTFAAREANLSDLEQFFEGPIAIAMSYDDPVKTAKLVVESAKGLEKLEIRGGFIEGKVISAADVEAIAKLPSREELVAKMLGGLNAPISGLVGVLSGTIRKLVYALDAISKKQSA; the protein is encoded by the coding sequence TTGCCAAAGAACAGAGAAGTAAAAGAACAGCTTTTGAATGAATACAAAGATAAACTTTCAAGAGCAATTAGTGGTGTAATTGTTTGCAACAGAGGATTAACTGTTGAACAAGACACTTTATTTAGAAAAAAGCTTAGAGAAGCAGGTATTGAATACAAGGTTGTAAAGAAAACATTATTCACATTCGCTGCAAGAGAAGCAAATCTCTCAGATCTTGAGCAATTTTTCGAGGGACCAATAGCAATAGCAATGAGCTATGATGATCCAGTAAAAACAGCAAAGCTGGTTGTTGAAAGTGCTAAAGGACTCGAAAAATTAGAAATAAGAGGTGGCTTCATTGAAGGAAAGGTTATATCAGCGGCTGATGTAGAAGCTATTGCAAAACTTCCTTCAAGAGAAGAACTTGTTGCAAAAATGCTTGGTGGCTTAAACGCACCAATAAGTGGTTTAGTTGGAGTACTATCTGGTACAATAAGAAAGCTTGTTTATGCACTCGATGCTATATCTAAAAAGCAGAGTGCTTAA
- the rpmG gene encoding 50S ribosomal protein L33: MAVKGARLTIHLECTECKNRNYTTEKNKKNDPDRMELKKYCRFCGKHTNHKETK; encoded by the coding sequence ATGGCAGTAAAAGGGGCAAGATTAACAATCCATTTAGAATGCACAGAATGCAAGAATAGAAACTACACAACAGAAAAGAATAAGAAGAACGACCCGGATAGAATGGAGCTAAAGAAATATTGCAGATTTTGTGGCAAACATACAAATCATAAAGAAACAAAATAA
- a CDS encoding ABC transporter ATP-binding protein yields MNNFKKLIPYAKRYKSLIILGYFLIICSITLAMINPYISKNIIDKVVMGKHYNLLLKFLLTLLSISLVRGLIRYSQSYIFETVSQRLIFDFRNQLYSFLQKQSFEFYDKTRTGELMARLTGDLEGIRMFFVAALPMLFENLFYFVIALIIMFTMNVKLTLAILLTSPFILVGAYFFDKTIRPEFRKNREKYSNLNTATQENITGIRVVKAYSQEDYEIEKFSSVNTEYMEQNINIGLIWGKFFPILEAASSISTLVIFIYGGYLVINNSISLGTLFAFQGYIWMIMGPLRSVGWAINLIERANASSERVFGLLYTPIKINDGKSDHKVQNGSVQFKNVYFKHYGKDILKDINIDVKPGMKVAIMGETGSGKTSIVNLIARYYDCYKGQVLVDGVDVKEYKLKNLREAVSIVPQETFLFSDTIANNIAYGVPNASLEEIIEAAKIACAHEFIVELPDGYDTLVGERGIGLSGGQKQRIAIARALLKKSKIIILDDSTSAVDMETEYIIQKSLDQYFVNSTVFIIAHRISSVKNCDVIYFIEDGQIVEQGNHDELLAKKGRYYNIYIEQYKEFSKNKEGDE; encoded by the coding sequence ATGAATAACTTTAAAAAACTCATTCCTTACGCCAAGCGGTACAAAAGCTTAATCATTTTAGGTTATTTTCTAATAATATGCTCAATTACATTAGCAATGATTAACCCTTATATCTCAAAAAACATAATTGATAAGGTAGTTATGGGAAAACATTATAACCTTCTTCTTAAGTTTCTATTAACCCTTCTTTCTATAAGTCTTGTTAGAGGTCTTATCAGATATTCCCAATCGTACATATTCGAAACTGTATCACAAAGACTAATATTTGATTTTAGAAATCAGCTTTACTCATTCCTTCAAAAACAATCATTTGAATTTTATGATAAAACAAGAACTGGTGAATTGATGGCAAGGCTAACAGGCGATTTAGAAGGTATTAGAATGTTTTTTGTGGCTGCACTTCCAATGCTTTTTGAAAACCTTTTTTATTTTGTCATAGCTCTTATTATTATGTTTACAATGAATGTTAAACTAACCTTAGCAATATTGCTTACTTCACCATTCATATTAGTTGGAGCTTATTTTTTTGATAAAACAATTAGACCAGAGTTCAGAAAAAATAGAGAGAAATATTCAAATCTAAATACAGCTACTCAGGAAAATATTACTGGAATTAGAGTAGTTAAGGCATACTCTCAGGAAGATTATGAGATTGAAAAATTCTCATCTGTGAATACAGAATATATGGAACAAAATATTAATATTGGACTTATATGGGGTAAATTCTTCCCTATTCTTGAAGCTGCAAGTTCAATAAGCACACTTGTTATATTTATTTATGGTGGTTATTTAGTAATAAATAACTCCATTTCCCTTGGTACACTTTTTGCATTCCAAGGTTATATATGGATGATCATGGGGCCATTAAGGTCAGTTGGTTGGGCTATTAATCTAATAGAAAGAGCAAACGCATCTTCAGAAAGGGTTTTTGGACTTTTATATACACCTATAAAGATTAATGACGGAAAATCTGACCATAAGGTTCAAAATGGGAGTGTTCAATTTAAAAATGTTTATTTTAAACACTATGGAAAGGATATTCTAAAGGATATAAATATTGATGTAAAACCTGGTATGAAGGTTGCTATAATGGGTGAAACAGGTTCTGGTAAAACATCTATAGTAAACTTAATTGCCAGATATTATGACTGCTATAAAGGACAAGTACTTGTTGATGGCGTAGATGTAAAAGAGTACAAACTGAAAAATCTTCGTGAAGCAGTTTCAATAGTTCCTCAAGAAACATTCTTATTTTCGGATACAATAGCAAATAATATAGCTTATGGTGTCCCCAATGCTAGCTTGGAAGAGATAATAGAGGCTGCAAAGATTGCTTGTGCACACGAGTTCATTGTAGAATTACCCGATGGTTATGATACTCTAGTTGGCGAACGTGGAATTGGCTTATCAGGTGGACAGAAACAAAGAATTGCAATAGCAAGAGCGTTGCTTAAAAAGTCAAAGATAATAATTCTTGATGATTCAACATCTGCTGTTGATATGGAAACAGAGTACATAATTCAAAAGTCTCTTGATCAATATTTTGTAAATTCCACTGTTTTTATTATTGCTCATAGAATTTCATCAGTTAAAAACTGCGATGTAATTTATTTTATTGAGGATGGACAAATTGTAGAACAAGGTAATCATGATGAATTATTAGCAAAAAAAGGTAGATATTATAACATATATATTGAACAATACAAAGAATTTAGTAAAAATAAAGAAGGTGATGAATAA
- a CDS encoding nucleotidyltransferase family protein has translation MVNAVILAGSDLSKAGTEYEYKALIRLNDRYMIEYVLDAVTQARYINRVVVIGPKELLTSELLPNEKYTKVEFIDQDLSIMKNAKKAIEYLNENLKVMFLTCDIPFITSEAVDKFIEQSMQSGADICYPIVEKKVNDTKYPEMKRTYGTVKEGTFTGGNVVLVNPAIFDKCYEVAEKLVEKRKNPIAMARIIGPTILLLFLTKKLSIKRVEKRVSKVFKIKAKAIISTYPEIGQDVDKESDLKAANQYFNKRD, from the coding sequence ATGGTGAATGCTGTTATTTTAGCAGGTTCTGATTTGTCAAAAGCAGGTACAGAATATGAATACAAAGCATTAATAAGGTTAAATGATAGATATATGATTGAATACGTTCTTGATGCTGTGACACAGGCAAGATATATAAATAGAGTTGTTGTTATAGGTCCTAAAGAACTACTTACATCAGAGCTCTTACCAAATGAAAAATATACAAAAGTAGAGTTTATTGATCAGGATTTATCAATAATGAAGAATGCAAAAAAGGCTATTGAATACTTAAATGAGAACTTAAAAGTAATGTTTTTGACATGTGATATTCCTTTCATTACATCTGAAGCAGTTGATAAATTTATTGAACAATCAATGCAAAGTGGTGCTGATATATGTTATCCAATAGTAGAGAAAAAAGTCAATGACACTAAATATCCTGAAATGAAAAGAACCTATGGAACTGTCAAAGAAGGGACTTTTACAGGAGGAAATGTTGTTCTTGTAAATCCAGCTATATTTGACAAATGTTATGAAGTGGCTGAAAAATTGGTTGAGAAAAGAAAAAATCCAATTGCAATGGCTAGAATTATAGGCCCTACAATACTTTTATTGTTTTTAACAAAAAAATTATCAATAAAGAGAGTTGAAAAAAGGGTTTCGAAGGTTTTTAAAATAAAAGCTAAGGCAATCATTTCTACATATCCTGAAATAGGTCAGGATGTTGATAAAGAGTCAGACCTAAAGGCAGCTAATCAATATTTTAATAAAAGAGATTAA
- the nusG gene encoding transcription termination/antitermination protein NusG, with protein MSDKRAKWYVVHTYSGYENKVKANLEKIIENRNLNERIVDIQIPTEIVFEVKNGKQVKKEKKKFPSYVLIKAIMDNEIWYIIRNVSGVTGFVGPDSKPTPLTEEEIETMGIKDQVIHVLDYDVGDSVKVISGPFSDFYGSVMEINKEKNKVKVVLNLFGRETPVELDFNQVEKY; from the coding sequence ATGAGTGATAAAAGAGCAAAGTGGTATGTTGTTCATACTTATTCAGGGTATGAAAATAAAGTAAAAGCTAATCTTGAAAAGATTATTGAAAATCGTAATTTAAATGAACGAATTGTTGATATTCAAATACCAACAGAGATTGTTTTTGAGGTCAAAAATGGTAAACAAGTTAAAAAGGAAAAGAAGAAATTTCCGTCATACGTATTGATTAAGGCTATTATGGATAATGAGATCTGGTATATTATTCGTAATGTAAGTGGTGTGACAGGTTTTGTTGGTCCCGACTCAAAACCAACACCTTTAACCGAAGAAGAAATTGAAACAATGGGTATTAAGGATCAAGTTATTCATGTTTTAGACTATGATGTAGGTGATAGTGTAAAGGTTATATCAGGACCATTTTCAGATTTCTATGGTTCTGTTATGGAAATAAATAAGGAAAAAAACAAGGTTAAAGTTGTACTAAACTTATTTGGGCGTGAGACCCCGGTTGAATTAGATTTTAATCAAGTAGAAAAGTACTAA
- the rplL gene encoding 50S ribosomal protein L7/L12 translates to MASEKVLKLIEEIKTLTVLELSEMVKALEEEFGVTAAAPVAVAAAPAAAAAPAAEEKTEFNVVLADAGADKIKVIKVVREITGLGLKEAKDLVDGAPKTVKENASKDEAEQIKKKLEEVGAKVELK, encoded by the coding sequence ATGGCAAGTGAAAAAGTTTTAAAATTAATTGAAGAGATTAAAACATTAACAGTTTTAGAATTATCAGAAATGGTAAAAGCATTAGAAGAAGAATTTGGTGTAACAGCAGCAGCACCAGTTGCAGTAGCAGCAGCACCAGCAGCTGCAGCAGCACCAGCAGCAGAAGAAAAGACAGAATTCAATGTTGTATTAGCTGATGCAGGTGCAGACAAAATAAAGGTTATCAAAGTTGTTAGAGAAATCACAGGTCTTGGCTTAAAAGAAGCTAAAGATTTAGTTGATGGAGCTCCAAAGACTGTTAAAGAAAATGCTTCAAAAGATGAAGCAGAACAAATCAAGAAGAAACTTGAAGAAGTTGGAGCAAAGGTTGAACTTAAGTAA
- the secE gene encoding preprotein translocase subunit SecE, whose product MGFLKNKDGNNNTKKEAAKSSVPKKPKITFKEWWARTSKFFRDVKAEMKKVIWPSKKQVYQHTIVVLAVMAFFAIFILLIDQIYNWVLFKLILNIG is encoded by the coding sequence ATGGGTTTTTTGAAAAATAAAGATGGAAATAATAATACAAAGAAAGAAGCTGCAAAATCCTCAGTTCCAAAAAAACCAAAGATAACATTTAAGGAATGGTGGGCAAGAACTAGTAAGTTTTTCAGAGATGTAAAGGCTGAAATGAAAAAGGTAATCTGGCCATCAAAAAAACAAGTATACCAACACACAATTGTTGTTCTTGCTGTTATGGCTTTCTTTGCTATATTTATACTTTTGATTGACCAAATATATAATTGGGTCTTATTTAAATTAATATTAAATATTGGATAA
- a CDS encoding cation-translocating P-type ATPase has protein sequence MESIIVKNKGLSEDEANKRIDKFGLNDININNKKKVYNILLDQFKDILIIILAISTAISFLLGEWLDAIVIFIIIIINGILGFIQEFRAEKAIESLQSYISYKAKVIRNGKVVDIDTKFLTIGDIVIVEEGDRIPADGELLQAKSLSVDESLLTGESVPVMKSNYDDNKVYMGTYVVSGKGVFKVTSVGLSTKMGSIARMISEIEQEKTPLQQRLNQFGKWLALICLSVCFLIVILGILRHQDIYEMFMIGISLSVAAIPEGLPAVVTITLAIGVQRMVKKNALIRKLSSVETLGCVDIICTDKTGTLTENKMTVKKIETVSKMIEVEGNGYDVRGRILQDGKIIKNELLDNIVLCSKLCNNATFEVKKEFGNKTNYIVKGDPTEIALLVFSYKYSERLGDFERIDEIPFDSDKKYMAVYCKHNSEYYLFVKGALENLLEKCSFYMDSNGEIKELSLYSKKIILEKNAMLCNNAMRVLCLCMKKNSKVIDDLIFLGLVGMIDPPKRGVKVAIERAKKAGIKTIMITGDHKLTAYAIGKDLGIANSFEEVAEGNIFENDEADYDKYIDKFNIFARVSPKHKLKIVRTLKKKNHIVAMTGDGVNDAPAIKESDIGISMGLSGTDVTKNVASMVLLDDNYSTIISAVEEGRIIYNNIRKFIKYLLACNIGEVFTMFLASLLFLPLPLLPMQILWVNLVTDGLPAAALSVCRPDEDLMEKKPRKKDESIFADRLMGKIIVRGILIGITTLISFYLPYKNTNNIELSRTCAFATLVISQLIYAFECTSERRGIFEINIFSNIYLFFAILISLALFLAVILIPSLGIIFNTYRLTRIEWIIVLACATTPSIFNYLIEKDVG, from the coding sequence ATGGAAAGTATTATTGTTAAGAATAAAGGATTAAGTGAAGATGAAGCAAATAAAAGAATTGATAAATTTGGTCTTAATGATATAAACATAAATAATAAAAAGAAAGTATATAACATTCTTCTTGACCAATTTAAAGATATCCTGATTATTATATTAGCAATTTCAACAGCAATTTCATTTTTATTAGGTGAATGGCTTGATGCAATAGTAATTTTTATTATTATCATAATAAATGGCATTCTTGGTTTTATCCAAGAATTTAGAGCAGAAAAGGCAATAGAGTCACTACAAAGCTATATTTCATATAAAGCAAAAGTAATTAGAAATGGAAAAGTAGTAGATATTGATACCAAGTTTCTTACAATAGGTGATATTGTAATAGTAGAAGAGGGAGATAGAATACCTGCTGATGGGGAACTTCTTCAGGCAAAATCTTTATCTGTTGATGAATCATTACTTACAGGTGAGTCTGTACCAGTTATGAAATCTAATTATGATGACAATAAGGTATATATGGGTACTTATGTGGTTTCAGGTAAAGGAGTATTTAAAGTAACATCAGTAGGTCTTTCTACTAAGATGGGAAGCATAGCAAGAATGATAAGTGAGATTGAACAAGAGAAAACACCACTTCAACAAAGGTTAAATCAATTTGGTAAATGGCTTGCTTTAATATGCCTATCTGTTTGTTTTTTGATTGTAATATTAGGTATTTTAAGACATCAGGATATATATGAGATGTTTATGATTGGGATATCTTTATCGGTTGCAGCAATTCCTGAAGGGTTACCTGCTGTTGTAACTATTACATTAGCAATAGGTGTCCAAAGGATGGTCAAAAAGAATGCATTAATAAGAAAACTGTCATCTGTTGAAACATTAGGTTGTGTAGATATAATATGTACTGACAAAACGGGTACTTTAACTGAAAACAAGATGACAGTAAAAAAAATAGAAACAGTTTCCAAAATGATTGAGGTTGAAGGAAACGGCTATGATGTAAGGGGAAGAATACTTCAGGATGGGAAGATTATTAAAAATGAGCTTTTAGATAATATTGTTCTTTGCTCAAAGCTTTGTAATAATGCTACATTTGAGGTTAAAAAAGAGTTTGGGAATAAGACAAATTATATTGTAAAAGGAGATCCGACTGAGATAGCTTTATTAGTATTTTCATATAAATATAGCGAAAGATTAGGTGATTTTGAGAGAATTGATGAAATTCCTTTTGACTCTGATAAAAAATATATGGCTGTTTATTGTAAACATAACTCAGAATATTACCTTTTTGTAAAAGGTGCACTTGAAAATCTTCTGGAAAAGTGCTCTTTTTATATGGACAGCAATGGAGAAATTAAGGAGCTAAGTTTATATTCAAAAAAGATAATATTAGAAAAGAATGCAATGTTATGTAATAATGCAATGAGGGTTCTTTGCTTGTGCATGAAGAAAAATTCTAAAGTTATTGATGATTTAATATTCTTAGGTCTTGTTGGCATGATAGATCCACCAAAAAGAGGTGTGAAGGTAGCAATAGAAAGAGCAAAAAAAGCCGGGATAAAAACAATTATGATAACAGGCGATCATAAACTTACTGCTTATGCTATTGGAAAGGATTTAGGGATAGCAAATAGTTTCGAAGAGGTTGCAGAAGGAAATATTTTTGAGAATGATGAGGCAGATTATGATAAATACATAGATAAATTTAATATTTTTGCGAGGGTAAGTCCAAAGCATAAATTAAAAATTGTAAGAACACTTAAAAAGAAAAACCATATTGTTGCTATGACGGGAGATGGGGTAAATGATGCACCTGCAATAAAAGAATCTGATATTGGAATATCGATGGGTTTATCAGGCACTGATGTAACAAAAAATGTCGCCTCAATGGTTTTATTAGATGATAATTATTCTACAATAATATCGGCAGTTGAAGAAGGAAGAATAATATATAACAATATTAGGAAGTTTATTAAATACTTATTGGCATGCAATATTGGTGAGGTATTTACTATGTTTTTAGCGTCATTGCTTTTTTTGCCTCTTCCTCTTTTACCTATGCAAATATTATGGGTAAACCTTGTAACAGATGGACTTCCTGCTGCAGCACTATCAGTTTGTAGACCAGATGAAGACCTTATGGAAAAAAAACCAAGAAAAAAAGATGAAAGTATATTTGCAGATAGATTAATGGGTAAAATTATAGTAAGAGGAATTTTAATAGGGATTACTACATTAATATCATTTTATCTTCCATATAAAAATACAAATAACATTGAATTATCAAGAACATGTGCATTTGCAACACTTGTTATATCTCAATTAATATATGCTTTTGAATGCACATCAGAAAGGAGAGGGATATTTGAAATTAATATTTTTTCTAATATTTATTTATTCTTTGCTATATTAATTTCACTTGCTTTATTTTTAGCGGTTATACTAATACCATCTTTAGGTATTATATTTAATACCTATCGATTAACAAGAATTGAATGGATTATTGTATTAGCTTGTGCAACTACCCCATCAATTTTTAATTATTTGATTGAAAAAGATGTAGGTTAA
- a CDS encoding DUF1858 domain-containing protein: protein MAKVTTDMIIADVLRIDRGTIPIFLNNGLHCLGCPSSQGESIEEACALHGIDAQKLVDELNQYLESKEQA from the coding sequence ATGGCTAAAGTTACAACTGATATGATAATTGCTGATGTTCTTAGAATTGATAGAGGCACTATTCCTATATTTTTAAATAACGGTCTTCATTGTTTAGGATGTCCATCATCTCAAGGCGAAAGTATAGAAGAGGCTTGTGCTCTTCATGGTATAGATGCCCAAAAATTAGTTGATGAGCTTAATCAATATCTTGAATCAAAAGAACAGGCATAA
- the rplK gene encoding 50S ribosomal protein L11, whose protein sequence is MAKKVVTQVKLQIPAGKATPAPPVGPALGQHGVNIMQFCKEFNERTAKEAGMIIPVVLTVYSDRSFTFITKTPPASVLLKKAAGIESGSPKPNKQKVATLKRDVIRKIAEQKMADLTAGSIEAAMRTIEGTARSMGIVVED, encoded by the coding sequence ATGGCAAAAAAAGTTGTTACACAAGTAAAATTACAAATTCCTGCAGGTAAAGCAACACCAGCACCACCAGTTGGGCCTGCACTTGGTCAACATGGTGTTAACATAATGCAGTTTTGTAAAGAGTTTAACGAAAGAACAGCAAAGGAAGCTGGAATGATTATACCAGTTGTTTTAACAGTTTATTCTGATAGATCATTTACTTTTATTACAAAGACACCACCAGCTTCTGTATTACTAAAGAAAGCAGCTGGTATTGAAAGTGGCTCGCCAAAGCCAAATAAACAAAAGGTTGCTACACTAAAGAGAGATGTAATAAGAAAAATTGCTGAACAAAAGATGGCTGATTTAACAGCAGGATCAATAGAAGCTGCTATGAGAACAATAGAAGGAACAGCAAGAAGTATGGGCATTGTTGTTGAAGACTAA
- a CDS encoding ABC transporter ATP-binding protein, translating into MATNVRQRIEEDEPITKPFNWTQFIRLLSYVKPYKKYFFISFIFMILATIYSLAGPYLIRLVIDDDIAKKNVKGLYLKALIYITLTIIYVISLRIRANSMTRLGNHVVSDIRMELFNHLQKLSLNFFDSRPAGKIMVRIMNDVDSLNDLLSNSLLNVLIDSINLIFIIIIMLSIDVKLSFVAFGVLPFLMFFIILLKNRIRTRWQDVRKKSSTMNAYIHESIQGMKITQAFTREEENYKTFLDLNTTFKKTWIKAIKVNNLFWPTVDFTGTLSSVLIFMVGIWMMRKGYTTLGTIVAFSNYMGMFWQPINNISNFYNQLLVAMASTERIFEILNTEPDVKDHPNAVDLPTVKGEIKFENVTFSYDGENPVLKNVSFTIKPGETIALVGETGAGKTTIINLISRFYEPQSGRILIDGYDINKVTLRSLRKQMGIMLQDTFIFSGTIKDNIRYPKPYAHDSEVFNAAKAVHAHDFIIDMEKGYDTEVNERGSRLSIGQRQLISFARALLANPRILILDEATSSVDTKTEILIQRAIERLLKNRTSIVIAHRLSTIRNADRIFVIENGQIIEMGSHDQLMDKKGSYYELYMSQYKFLKE; encoded by the coding sequence ATGGCTACAAATGTAAGACAACGTATAGAAGAGGACGAGCCTATTACAAAGCCTTTTAATTGGACACAATTTATTAGATTATTATCTTATGTTAAGCCGTATAAAAAATACTTTTTTATTTCATTCATATTTATGATTTTAGCAACAATATATTCATTAGCAGGCCCTTATCTGATTAGATTAGTTATTGACGACGATATTGCAAAGAAAAATGTTAAAGGTTTATATTTAAAAGCATTAATATATATTACATTAACAATTATTTACGTCATTAGCTTGAGAATTAGGGCAAATTCTATGACAAGACTTGGAAATCATGTTGTATCTGATATTAGAATGGAACTGTTTAACCATTTACAAAAACTATCACTAAACTTTTTTGATTCAAGACCAGCTGGTAAAATAATGGTTAGAATTATGAATGATGTTGACTCGTTGAATGATTTACTTTCAAACAGTTTACTAAATGTTTTAATAGATTCTATAAATTTAATTTTTATCATTATTATCATGCTTTCAATTGATGTAAAGTTATCCTTTGTTGCATTTGGAGTTTTGCCGTTTTTGATGTTTTTTATAATACTTCTAAAAAATAGGATACGAACAAGATGGCAAGATGTTAGAAAAAAATCATCAACAATGAACGCATATATCCATGAAAGCATACAAGGTATGAAAATAACTCAAGCATTTACTCGTGAAGAGGAAAACTATAAAACATTTCTTGACTTAAATACTACATTTAAGAAAACATGGATTAAAGCTATAAAGGTAAACAACTTGTTTTGGCCAACAGTTGATTTTACAGGAACATTATCATCAGTTTTAATCTTTATGGTAGGTATTTGGATGATGAGAAAGGGCTACACAACATTAGGTACTATTGTCGCTTTCTCTAATTACATGGGAATGTTTTGGCAGCCAATTAACAATATCTCTAACTTTTATAATCAATTACTTGTCGCAATGGCATCAACCGAAAGAATTTTTGAGATATTAAATACAGAACCAGATGTAAAAGATCATCCAAATGCTGTTGATTTACCAACAGTAAAAGGTGAAATAAAATTTGAAAATGTTACTTTTTCATATGATGGAGAAAATCCTGTTTTAAAAAATGTTTCATTTACAATAAAACCAGGTGAAACAATAGCATTAGTAGGAGAAACTGGTGCTGGTAAGACAACAATTATTAATTTAATATCTAGATTTTACGAACCTCAAAGTGGAAGAATACTGATTGATGGATATGATATAAATAAGGTTACACTAAGGTCATTAAGAAAGCAAATGGGTATAATGCTTCAAGATACTTTTATTTTTTCTGGAACAATAAAAGATAATATTAGATATCCAAAGCCTTATGCTCATGATTCTGAAGTTTTTAATGCTGCAAAAGCTGTTCATGCACATGATTTTATAATTGATATGGAAAAAGGATATGATACAGAGGTAAATGAAAGAGGTTCAAGACTTTCAATAGGCCAAAGACAGCTAATTTCATTTGCAAGAGCACTACTTGCAAATCCAAGAATTTTAATACTTGATGAAGCAACCTCCTCTGTTGATACAAAAACTGAAATTCTAATCCAAAGGGCTATAGAAAGATTACTTAAAAATAGAACTTCAATTGTTATAGCACATAGATTATCAACAATAAGAAATGCTGATAGAATTTTTGTTATTGAGAATGGACAAATCATTGAAATGGGAAGCCATGACCAGCTAATGGATAAAAAAGGTTCATATTATGAATTATACATGTCACAGTATAAATTCCTTAAAGAATGA